DNA sequence from the Lycium barbarum isolate Lr01 chromosome 5, ASM1917538v2, whole genome shotgun sequence genome:
TCCCCTACTCAAATGATCAGCCCACAGCAGCAAAAATAAAGCAATTtactgggcctaagcccaatagcATAAACAGTTCGCAGCAATTGGGCCTTCATAAATGGGCCGTACCCATTTActtttttcctctcttccttattttattattgtgtgttctttcttgttttttgtatgactaacactttgtcCTATTCttattaacttagatgaattctaaTAAATTAGTGGGTTTAATTTTAACATAAGGGATAGTTTAATTTAAAGGAGAGACTCACGATTAGCCCATAGATTTCATTCTCCTTCTATATTATAGTTATTTATGACATCTATAATATTTTTACATATTATAATTGATTCTTAAAAAATAATATGACTACATTTTCTAGCTGAGGGAGtcataatttattttcattatctTAAAGAATTCAAACGTAATGAATAGACCAATATGAATTATAGCATACGTTTGTAAAAAATGCCCTTTTAGATTTATCCAAATTGCACATACTTTgatcgagtatagtttctaagAAATGATAAAAGAGATAAAAGAAAACTCACATTAACTATTTTCGTACCTTATTCATACTCTTAAAATACAAAATCATTAATATCtcaccatttgatttttttttcaaatatttatcaAAATGCTGCAttaattcatattttttttttactcatatGTATCTTTGGCgagcttttttttttaaataacatcattagttgGAATCtgaacaacatttataagtcgtattacGAAATAGCATTAAAGATActctttttatacaaattattatttttctacaagttctattttaaacggcattcttacatgtctatctataactttagccatatttcaaagctactttcttttttccataaatactatatttacacttagcctaattaattgtaagtccggtcggttaaccattgttaatgggtcttaaagggtgcctcataccttccctttagactaattgaacccttacctagaatcttaagtttcgcagaccttaaacagagttaactttaaacataactataataaactttaggtgtcctaattcaccataaataattaggtggcgactccttaaaacaaacaaaaaaaaaacaggaatctccaatatgtcgtacttctaatttaatctccgggttaaaaaggggtgtgacagtactacttttgtgtacatgtccggACTCGGCAGTATCCGGTCCTTTTCGAGATGCTATGTATtatacttagaggctcgtagacagatatgtacagtcaggtgTTTTGTGCTTTTGTGGTTCTCATCACTGTAGAAGGTGCTAGTAAAGTTTAATGGCCTGTATTTATAATTATGCTGCTAATGctaatgttaagtaacaaaaaaaaatatatggtatagttcatatggccacctagtaataagaatatgacacgagataaggggtgctcggtacaagtatcgggtactcgtcacggcccctagtcgggtcgtgacagaagaccTCCCAGGTTTCTGCAAACAATTTCAGGAGCGATGTAACCGATAGTCCCTCGTGGGCCTAAAATTGACACTGTACTCTCCTGTTCCATGCACAGTTTGGCAACACCAAAATTAGAGATCTTGGGACAGAAATTGTCATCAAGAAGGATATTATAAGGCTTAATATCAAAATGCAAAATCCGAGTGGTACAACCACGATGCAAGTACTCCAATCCCTGAGCAATGCCTAGTGCAATTTTGAACAATATTGGCCAGCCCAATTGGCGAACTCTATCGCATCTTTCCTCATAGATAAACTTTTCAAGTGATCCATTTGGCATGAATTCATATACGAGAGCTCTTTTGTGACCCTCAAAACAAAATCCCACAAGGCTTACTATGTTAACATGCGATGTCCTACTAATACTTGTCGCCTCGTTAATGAAGTCTTCACCACTGCCTTTTAGTTCATTCAGGACCTTCACTGCTACTTGACTCCCGTTACGCAAGCTTCCACTGTATACATTACCAAATCCTCCTAGGCCTAGTTTGCTTCTGAAGCGACCAGCGATTCTTTTGATATCTGAATAATTGTATCTCTTTGGAAAGTATGACCCATAGTTCTCTAAGAATGCTTCAACTTTCTGGT
Encoded proteins:
- the LOC132639868 gene encoding rust resistance kinase Lr10-like, with translation LHFFPIGEHLFTVGLLVLLYFREKKLWYKYLRFWESNAEDHQKVEAFLENYGSYFPKRYNYSDIKRIAGRFRSKLGLGGFGNVYSGSLRNGSQVAVKVLNELKGSGEDFINEATSISRTSHVNIVSLVGFCFEGHKRALVYEFMPNGSLEKFIYEERCDRVRQLGWPILFKIALGIAQGLEYLHRGCTTRILHFDIKPYNILLDDNFCPKISNFGVAKLCMEQESTVSILGPRGTIGYIAPEIVCRNLGGLLSRPD